From Paenibacillus antri, the proteins below share one genomic window:
- a CDS encoding DUF2269 family protein gives MAYGILLFIHILGAVMGLGAAFGFPIVAKSAKTVSQAKHTLELLRKLEILPKVGSITLLVTGLILGIIEPSLFRTGWYIASIVLYVAAQVVVIGFLPKKMKEQADILANHEGEVLPNAYLAVGKQAGRLESITHVIAFLLIGLMYFKPF, from the coding sequence ATGGCGTACGGCATTTTGTTATTCATCCACATACTCGGTGCGGTGATGGGCCTCGGGGCGGCGTTCGGGTTCCCGATCGTCGCGAAGAGCGCGAAGACCGTATCGCAAGCGAAGCACACGCTGGAGCTGCTGAGGAAGCTCGAAATTCTCCCGAAGGTTGGAAGCATAACGCTGCTCGTCACGGGCTTAATTCTGGGGATCATAGAGCCTTCCTTGTTCAGGACGGGATGGTATATCGCTTCGATCGTGCTGTACGTCGCGGCCCAAGTCGTCGTTATCGGCTTCTTGCCGAAGAAGATGAAGGAACAAGCCGACATCCTCGCCAATCACGAGGGAGAAGTGCTGCCGAATGCATATCTTGCCGTCGGCAAGCAGGCGGGGCGGCTCGAAAGCATAACGCACGTGATCGCCTTCCTGCTCATCGGACTGATGTATTTCAAGCCGTTCTAA
- a CDS encoding NAD(P)H-binding protein has protein sequence MTILVTGATGNVGRHIVNQLLEAGQHVRALTRNPSSAKLPEGVEVVYGDLTEPKTLAPALNGVTGIHLITFNSDGYTPLQTGPEIVELARKAGVRRVSVLWNGENGPVERAVEASSLEWTLLQPVEFMSNALGWAESIRMEGIVREPYGNSPSAMIHVADIADVAVAALIGEGHAGKTYTLTGPEVLTVFDKVRIIGAMIGRDIQFIELSEDQARERMREQGAPEDAIDFVLGWYANPPKSAYTVAPTVEQVTGRPARTFAQWVSEHVHYYK, from the coding sequence ATGACAATTTTAGTAACGGGAGCAACGGGGAATGTCGGTCGTCATATCGTCAACCAACTTCTCGAGGCTGGCCAGCATGTGCGCGCGCTCACGCGCAACCCGTCTAGTGCAAAGCTACCCGAAGGGGTGGAGGTAGTGTATGGCGACCTTACTGAGCCCAAGACTCTTGCGCCTGCGCTGAACGGCGTTACTGGTATACACTTGATCACCTTCAATAGTGACGGGTACACCCCTCTGCAAACCGGACCTGAGATTGTTGAATTGGCTCGAAAGGCAGGGGTTCGGCGAGTCTCGGTGTTATGGAATGGCGAGAACGGACCCGTGGAGAGAGCCGTAGAAGCTAGTAGCCTCGAATGGACCTTACTCCAGCCTGTCGAGTTTATGTCCAATGCGCTTGGGTGGGCAGAGTCTATTCGCATGGAAGGTATTGTGCGGGAGCCATATGGTAACTCGCCCAGCGCTATGATTCACGTTGCCGACATCGCTGACGTAGCGGTAGCCGCATTAATCGGTGAAGGTCACGCCGGAAAAACCTACACGCTGACTGGCCCTGAAGTACTGACAGTGTTCGATAAGGTTCGGATTATCGGTGCAATGATCGGCAGGGATATCCAGTTTATCGAGCTCAGCGAAGATCAGGCACGCGAACGTATGAGGGAGCAGGGGGCGCCAGAGGACGCCATCGATTTCGTCCTAGGATGGTATGCCAACCCTCCAAAATCTGCTTATACAGTGGCTCCGACCGTCGAGCAGGTCACTGGTCGCCCGGCGCGAACCTTCGCCCAATGGGTCTCTGAACACGTACATTATTATAAATAA